A genome region from Erigeron canadensis isolate Cc75 chromosome 3, C_canadensis_v1, whole genome shotgun sequence includes the following:
- the LOC122591393 gene encoding vacuolar cation/proton exchanger 3-like has translation MGSLENYDLENNGENNMMKSAIDHHHHHPSDVVKTRESLLRTTSQMDVLSSVRFRVLRVFLANVRKVIFETKLFVLFPAIPLAFVAHWYNFGRPWIFALSLLGLTPLAERLSFLTEQIAYFTGPTVGGLVNATCGNATELIIAIFALHQRKIHVLKYSLLGSIISNLLLVLGSSLFCGGIANIDKEQKFDHKQADANTLLLMLGLLCQVTPLLFNLHPTNIPIADQISVLQLSRASSSVMLLAYVAYLFFQLKTHSQLFGTPEDDDADNEELEKETASIGVWSAFIWLGLMTILISILSEYVVGTIEDASETWGISVNFISIILLPIVGNAAEHAGSVIFAFKNKLDISLGVAMGSASQILMFVVPLCVIMAWIMGIPMSLDFGLLETSCLGFSILITAFALQDGSSHYMKGVTLVLAYIVIGACFFVQRIPFDESDINNLGPVGNAVA, from the exons atgGGTTCATTAGAGAATTATGATTTAGAGAATAATGGGGAGAACAACATGATGAAATCGGCaattgatcatcatcatcatcatccttctGATGTTGTGAAAACAAGAGAATCATTGTTACGAACGACATCACAAATGGATGTTCTGTCTAGTGTTCGATTTCGAGTTTTGAGAGTTTTTCTAGCGAATGTTCGAAAAGTCATATTTGAGACCAAACTTTTTGTGTTGTTTCCCGCTATTCCATTGGCGTTTGTAGCTCATTGGTACAATTTCGGTCGA CCATGGATTTTTGCTTTAAGTTTGCTTGGCTTGACTCCACTTGCGGAACGTTTGAGTTTTTTAACAGA ACAAATTGCATACTTCACAGGTCCTACAG TGGGAGGGCTAGTGAATGCAACATGTGGGAATGCAACAGAGTTGATAATAGCAATATTTGCTCTCCATCAAAGGAAAATTCATGTGCTAAAATACTCTCTTTTGGGTTCCATCATTTCAAACCTTCTCCTTGTTCTTGGGTCATCTCTCTTTTGTGGTGGCATTGCCAATATTGATAAAGAACAAAAATTTGACCAT AAGCAGGCGGATGCAAACACGTTGCTACTTATGCTTGGGCTGCTTTGCCAGGTTACACCGTTGTTGTTTAATCTCCACCCAACGAACATACCCATAGCAGATCAGATTTCGGTTCTTCAGTTGTCAAGGGCAAGCAGCAGTGTGATGCTGCTTGCATATGTGGCATATCTTTTCTTTCAACTGAAAACTCACAGCCAACTTTTTGGAACACCAGAG GACGACGATGCTGATAACGAAGAGCTTGAAAAGGAGACAGCATCGATAGGCGTTTGGAGTGCATTTATATGGTTAGGCCTGATGACAATACTCATATCCATTTTATCCGAATATGTTGTGGGCACAATTGAG GATGCATCAGAAACTTGGGGAATATCTGTGAACTTTATCAGCATAATATTGTTACCAATAGTCGGTAACGCAGCAGAACATGCTGGTTCTGTTATATTTGCCTTCAAGAATAAACTG GACATATCTCTTGGTGTTGCTATGGGTTCTGCATCTCAAATCTTGATGTTTGTG GTTCCTTTGTGTGTAATTATGGCTTGGATAATGGGAATACCAATGAGTCTTGATTTTGGACTTCTTGAAACTAGTTGTCTTGGCTTCTCAATTCTGATTACTGCATTCGCTTTACAG GATGGAAGTTCACATTACATGAAAGGAGTGACTCTTGTGCTTGCCTATATAGTAATCGGGGCATGCTTCTTTGTTCAAAGAATCCCCTTTG ATGAATCTGACATCAACAACTTAGGGCCAGTTGGGAATGCAGTTGCTTGA
- the LOC122591394 gene encoding uncharacterized protein LOC122591394, giving the protein MSNLAKLEFAALDITGKNYLSWVLDAEIHLDANNLGDTIKEENTTSAQDKAKAMIFLRHHIHESLKNEYLTVKDPLVLWTNLKSRYDHQKSVILPNARHEWHSLRLQDFKSISEYNSAMFRITSQMNLCGADITDEDMLEKTFSTFHASNIVLQQQYREKGFTKYSELISCLLVVEQNNELLMKNHEARPVGAAPFPEANVATYNGQSGSQGRGRGHYRGRGHGRGRGRGRGYARGNYQGIQFKNKGTHQKLHDSEMKNNDDKGKKKNRTPSNTCYRCGGNNHWARTCRTPKHLVELYKQSIKDKGKGIESNFTYKDGVDAPKENTNATNLDYNDFLIEQANFDFGNVMADTTHLDASNFSLNMDD; this is encoded by the coding sequence ATGTCGAATCTTGCAAAACTTGAGTTTGCGGCACTAGATATCACTGGGAAAAATTACTTGTCATGGGTATTGGATGCCGAAATCCATTTGGATGCTAACAATCTTGGGGATAcaattaaagaagaaaatacGACTAGTGCCCAAGATAAAGCAAAGGCAATGATATTTTTACGCCATCATATCCATGAGTCATTGAAAAATGAATACCTCACTGTGAAAGACCCACTTGTCCTATGGACCAATTTGAAGTCGAGGTATGACCACCAAAAATCGGTGATATTGCCAAATGCTCGTCATGAATGGCACAGTTTAAGATTGCAAGACTTTAAGTCTATAAGTGAGTATAACTCAGCCATGTTTAGAATCACATCACAAATGAATTTATGTGGTGCTGATATTACTGATGAGGATATGTTGGAAAAAACATTTTCCACCTTTCATGCCTCAAATATTGTCTTGCAACAACAATATCGTGAAAAGGGCTTTACCAAATATAGTGAATTAATATCATGTTTACTTGTGGTCGAGCAAAATAATGAACTCTTAATGAAAAACCACGAGGCCCGTCCGGTTGGTGCAGCCCCATTCCCTGAAGCGAATGTGGCAACATATAATGGCCAAAGTGGAAGTCAAGGACGTGGTCGTGGCCATTATCGTGGTCGTGGTCATGGTCGTGGTCGTGGACGTGGGCGTGGATATGCTCGAGGAAATTATCAAGGTATTCAATTCAAAAACAAGGGAACCCACCAAAAGTTGCATGATAGTGAAATGAAAAACAATGATGAcaaagggaaaaagaaaaatagaaccCCATCAAATACATGCTATCGATGTGGAGGCAACAACCATTGGGCTCGTACATGTCGCACACCTAAACACTTGGTAGAACTTTATAAACAATCAAtcaaagacaaaggaaaagGGATAGAGTCAAATTTCACATACAAAGATGGGGTTGATGCTCCCAAAGAAAACACCAATGCAACTAATCTGGATTATAATGATTTCCTTATCGAGCAAGCTAATTTTGATTTTGGTAATGTCATGGCTGATACAACCCATTTGGATGCCTCCAACTTTTCCCTTAATATGGATGATTAG
- the LOC122591395 gene encoding protein ALP1-like, giving the protein MSSSSSDELIIPPPFPQLSIGSTFDFFQNAINEIEELEDSGSSRESRTYIDREKEAAHSKLMRAYFGENPKFGERWFRHRYRMSQRLFLKIVADIEATFPYFRDGVDARGKKSFSPIQKCTSAIKLLSTGEPADNYDDYLCMAERTSRETLEYFCDAVIHLYKREYLCKPTSHDVALLYNEHEARHHLPGMLGSLDCTHVIYGFDIRFFGPPGSNNDINVLNRSPLYDTTRNGTAPNTSFTLRGRLYRRGYLLTDGIYPKWSTFVKAYPHPVDPKEVKFKRVQEAARKDAERAFGVLKGKWKILKRPIQIMDKEKIGKVVDTCCILHNMIIKDDGRAISPVHIIDPPVPAAYDPRVLRELHDENVHHRLRYDLTEHVSTVDLAYLDDPAAQQPPIEDLI; this is encoded by the exons ATGTCTTCAAGTTCTTCCGATGAACTTATCATCCCACCTCCGTTTCCCCAATTATCTATCGGTAGTAcgtttgatttttttcaaaacgcgATCAACGAAATAGAAGAACTTGAAGACTCGGGAAGCTCTCGTGAAAGCCGAACCTATATCGATCGCGAGAAAGAAGCCGCGCATAGCAAACTCATGCGCGCCTACTTCGGCGAAAACCCAAAGTTTGGGGAGCGTTGGTTTCGCCATCGCTACCGTATGAGCCAACgtttgtttttgaagattgtcGCCGACATTGAAGCTACTTTCCCGTATTTTCGAGATGGAGTAGACGCGAGGGGAAAAAAGAGTTTCTCGCCGATTCAAAAATGCACGTCGGCAATTAAACTACTTTCAACGGGTGAACCGGCGGACAACTATGATGATTATCTATGTATGGCCGAAAGAACAAGCCGGGAAACTCTCGAGTATTTTTGTGACGCGGTTATTCATTTGTACAAGCGGGAGTATTTGTGCAAACCGACATCCCACGACGTCGCCTTGCTGTACAATGAGCATGAGGCGCGACACCATCTGCCCGGTATGCTCGGTAGCCTTGATTGTACGCATGTT ATTTATGGATTTGACATTCGTTTTTTTGGTCCTCCCGGAtcaaacaacgacattaatgtgttgaatCGGTCGCCGTTGTATGATACTACTAGAAATGGAACGGCTCCGAACACGTCATTCACTTTACGCGGCCGCTTGTACAGACGTGGGTATTTGCTTACTGATGGAATATATCCTAAGTGGTCTACGTTTGTAAAAGCGTATCCGCATCCAGTTGATCCAAAGGAAGTGAAATTCAAGCGAGTGCAGGAGGCGGCGAGAAAAGATGCAGAACGGGCTTTTGGGGTGCTTAAGGGAAAATGGAAGATTTTGAAACGTCCAATCCAGATTATGGATAAGGAGAAGATAGGGAAAGTCGTCGACACATGTTGTATATTACATAACATGATCATAAAGGACGACGGGAGGGCTATCTCACCGGTTCATATAATAGATCCACCGGTGCCTGCAGCTTACGATCCTAGAGTTCTACGAGAGTTACATGACGAAAACGTCCATCATCGTCTTCGGTATGATTTAACGGAGCATGTATCGACGGTGGATTTGGCATACCTCGATGACCCAGCAGCTCAACAACCACCGATCGAGGATTTGATTTAG
- the LOC122594109 gene encoding R-linalool synthase QH5, chloroplastic-like produces the protein YTSPKTKVMAVETTPKITRRSGNYPPTLWSYDHLQSLTSVYTGEECMARSEVLKEEVRTLIDNENLKSENPLSMLNLIDYLERLGIAYHFVNEISNALEDMYECYYKSPEKWIDMDLNLKSLGFRLLRQHGYHIPQEIFGDMKDTTIGIVGKGHLNEEYVVCMLNLYEASYLSVDGEYILDDARDVTTKYLNAINISHLDNIIIDDRYISSLISHALALPLQWRVARVESKWFIEAYAIRTDMNPMLLEFARLDYNMLQAIHQEDLKYASRWWNNTSWDRKLTFARDRLAESFLWTIGLNYRPEFSNLRRTLTMAIAMITTIDDVYDVYGSLEELEQFTKVVGRWDINVIQELPDYMKTCFFVLHNTINEIAYETFTDSGFVILPYVVKAWEDLCKGYLVEAKWYHNGHMPTLEQYLENASVTIAVPLNLMHINFSLPLETCSTEEVLQNMEKTENMVRYSALILRLADDLGTSSGEMERGDVPTSIQCYMHENGATEEEARAYVQMLILETWKKLNKELIGGTAKSLYLKEFANCAANFGRMAQFMYHEADGHGGRPDVTKTHILSLLVNPI, from the exons TATACATCACCAAAAACCAAAGTCATGGCTGTTGAAACAACCCCAAAAATTACTAGAAGATCAGGAAACTATCCACCCACATTATGGTCTTACGATCATCTCCAATCGCTAACCAGCGTATATACG GGAGAGGAGTGCATGGCAAGATCAGAAGTTCTGAAAGAAGAAGTACGGACTTTGATTGACAACGAAAATTTAAAGTCCGAGAATCCATTAAGCATGCttaatttgattgattatttgGAGCGACTTGGCATAGCATATCATTTTGTAAATGAAATAAGCAATGCCTTGGAAGATATGTATGAATGCTACTACAAAAGTCCTGAAAAGTGGATTGACATGGATTTAAATCTTAAATCCCTTGGTTTTAGGCTCTTGAGACAACATGGATATCATATCCCTCAAG AGATTTTTGGGGATATGAAGGATACAACAATTGGTATCGTCGGCAAGGGACACTTGAATGAAGAATATGTTGTTTGTATGCTTAACTTGTACGAGGCGTCTTATCTTTCGGTAGATGGTGAATATATATTGGATGATGCTAGAGATGTCACAACAAAATATTTGAATGCAATTAATATTAGTCATCTAGACAACATTATTATTGATGATCGATATATTTCGTCCTTAATAAGTCATGCATTGGCTTTACCACTTCAATGGAGGGTTGCAAGGGTAGAATCAAAATGGTTTATTGAGGCTTATGCGATTAGAACCGATATGAATCCCATGTTGCTTGAGTTTGCCAGATTGGACTACAACATGCTCCAAGCAATTCACCAAGAAGATTTGAAATATGCATCAag ATGGTGGAATAATACAAGTTGGGATAGGAAGCTGACCTTTGCTCGAGATCGGTTGGCGGAGAGTTTTCTATGGACAATTGGTCTCAACTATCGTCCTGAATTTAGCAATCTAAGAAGAACATTAACAATGGCTATTGCCATGATTACAACCATTGATGATGTGTATGATGTGTATGGTAGTTTGGAAGAACTTGAACAATTTACTAAAGTCGTTGGCAG ATGGGATATCAATGTGATCCAAGAACTCCCCGACTATATGAAAACATGTTTCTTTGTACTCCATAACACCATAAATGAGATCGCATATGAAACGTTTACTGACTCAGGATTCGTCATCCTTCCTTACGTTGTGAAAGCA TGGGAAGATTTATGCAAGGGATACCTTGTGGAAGCAAAGTGGTACCACAATGGACATATGCCAACGCTCGAACAGTACTTGGAAAATGCTTCGGTTACGATTGCAGTTCCTTTAAATCTCATGCATATTAACTTTTCGTTACCATTAGAAACTTGTTCAACTGAAGAAGTTTTGCAAAACATGGAGAAAACCGAGAACATGGTTCGCTACTCTGCTTTAATCTTGCGACTCGCTGATGACTTGGGAACATCCTCG GGTGAAATGGAAAGAGGGGATGTTCCGACATCGATCCAGTGCTACATGCATGAGAATGGGGCAACTGAAGAAGAAGCAAGAGCATATGTGCAAATGTTGATCTTGGAGACATGGAAGAAACTTAACAAAGAACTTATTGGGGGTACGGCTAAATCTCTGTATCTAAAGGAATTTGCCAACTGTGCCGCGAACTTTGGTAGGATGGCGCAATTTATGTACCATGAAGCAGATGGCCATGGTGGACGTCCGGATGTCACTAAAACTCATATCTTATCGCTCCTTGTCAATCCAATCTAA